Sequence from the Bremerella volcania genome:
CCTTGGTCAGAATGCCCAGGATATCGCCTGCCGAGTTGATCACCGTCGCTTTCTTACCGGTGATATGGACCTGGTAGTTCCCTTGGCTGAGAACCAGTTGGTCGCCATCTCGCTTACCGCTCAGATCGATCAATTGATCGTTTCTCCAGCCATTGCCCGGCAACCCACCCCGCAACTGACGACCGACAAAGTTACCATCGCCGCGGGCGATGACTTGGATGCCCGTCGCTTCGAGGATCCCGCCCGGCAATCGTAGTTTGCCATAATATTCCCCTTGGTAGGCGAAGTCCTCATCGACCTGAGATAGGTCGGTGACCGCGAACTTCTGCGGATTGGGCTTAGGCTGCGGCTTCGGCTCTGGCTTGGGAGCTTCTTTCGGGGGCGGAATCTCTTCAGGCTTGTCTTCCGATTTCGGCTCGAGCTTCGATTCCATCTTCTTGCCTTCTCCCTCTTCCATTTTTGGCTCGGGAGCAGGCCTCTTGGCCGGAGTTGGTTCGTTCTTCTTCGGCTCTTCCTTCTTAGCCTCAGGCTTCATTTCCTTCTTCGGGGCACCCTTGGCCGGTTTGTCGTCGGAGTCCTTCTTCTCAACTTGATCTTTGGCATCATCCTTCGAAGGCTTGGGTTTCTCTTCCTTCTTAGATTCTTCTAGCTTTGGCTCCCGTTTCATTTCCTTTTTAGGAGCATCCTTTTTCGACTTGTCGCCTGATTGGTCGTCCTTCTTCTCCGGCTTCTTTTTGTCGGAAGCTTCAGGCTTGTCCTTGTCGCCGTCCTTGTGATCTTTCTCGTGCTTTTTGTGTTCGTCGTGCTTCTTCTTGCCTTGCTCTTTCGAGTCGTGTTTGGGAGATTCCTTCTTCTCTTTCTCTTGCTTCTCGATGCGCTCGTCGTCCTTATTGGCAGATGGCTCTAGGCCGATTGCCGGACCAGCAAGCAACGAGGTAATGATCAGCAGGGAAAACAAAGCACGATACAACGACATGATGGTAACTCCGACCGACGAACCTTGGACTGGGCGTCTAACGGTCTAAGAGACGCCGCCCAGGACTATTCTGTCATGGATTGTTTTGGGGGGATGGGTAAGAAATTCTAGTTTGAATAATGAGGCAAAGGGAATCAAGTTTTGAGAGAGTTATTCTCGATTCGCGCATGAAAAAGCACCCAGCAACAACTGGGTGCCTTTGAATTTCTGCGAGTCAGACCGTGCCGCTTATTCCTCAGCGGGCTTTTCTTCTTCGGCAGCCGCATCTGGCTTTTCTTCGGCCGCGGGAGCAGCTTCTTCAGCCGGAGCTTCTCCTTCGGCGGGCATCGAAATCTCTGGTTCTGAGGTGTTTTCGACGGGTGGTTCAGCTGTCTTCGAGCTGCAACCAATCGAGAATACCATTAAGCCCATGACCAAACTGGCCGAGCACATCCACTTCAAAACTGACATGGTGAAAAAACTCCTAAGCGTCAAAAGCAAAATCTCGTGGCGGGAAAGCCGAGACCCTAATTGTAGGGGCTGCGGGCTTCCGAAAAAACGTGCCTCTTAACCTTTTCTAAATATTTTCTGGGAAGTAGGTTCGGATCAATTCGGTCATCTTGGTCACAGCGGATTTAGGACGTCCGCGCGGATCGAGCAGTCCCGCGTGCGGAAAGCGGTGGGGCTGCGTGTCGGAGACCTGGCTCCAGAAGACGCCTTGCACTTGCGGATGCGTTAAAAGCGCGGGCAAAACATGCTCGACCAATTCGCGCTGAGTACGCCGGCTGATTCGCTCTTGCGGTTCTTTCTCGCGATGGGCACCGTACAGTGCGCCCTCGTCAGGACGCCACGAACTGGGAGCCGACAGCGTCACAAACAGCGGCACGCCCAACAGGCTCCAGTAATCGAGCAAATCGACCACGTCGAAGAAACCTCGGAAGTACGTTGCCGGAGACAACTCACCGAAGTTCAGTTCCAGACCTATCCCCGTGATTCCAACGCGGGCCCGGACTAACTCTTCCGCGAAATGAATCGGAGCCAATTCGCGATCGCGGCTGGTCATGTATTCGCCCCATGGTTTGGCGAAACTCACAAGCAGTGGAGCACGCAGGCCGGTAGTACGAATCGTTTGAATGATATGCAGCAGCAACTGAAGTCGCTGCTCTTCTTTTAAATCGAGCGAAGTCTGGGCATTGAGGCCTGCCGCGCAGTACCAAAGATCGACTCGATTGCGATAGTGCTGAATGAGTGCCTGGGTGTACTTCGATACGGCACTGAGTACTTCCTCGAAGTCGTTTTCCCACAGGTAGAGCCAGTCAGGGGTAGCGAATCGATCGAGACAAAACATCGGTCCAAGCACCGTCGCGTGCCCTTGTTCGCGAACGGCATCCAATGTGGCGTCCACTTCCTCCCATTCATGATGCCCGACCTCTGGTTCGCACTGCTTCCAGTTGGGCTCGACGAGAATCGTATTCAGCGAATCGGTCAGCAGTGGTTTGATCTCGGCCGACAACGGTTCCGTCAGGGCAATGCCGCGCAGGAAGGCCCGTTCATGGGACTGATTCGAGATCGCATGAAACGAAGCCGTCGCATAGACGTGTTCCAGGTGAGATAGGCCTTTCAGCGAGTACGTCAGGCTCTTCACCGCCATTGCGTCTGACTCGGCAGGATCCTCTTTCGTTACCGCAGCCCGGGCAAAATAGTTGGTCGCATCCTGCAGAAGCTTTTTGGTCACATCCAACAGGTCGAGTTCCGCATCGAGGCAAGCATTGGTAAGCGTGCGAAAGCGGAAGAGCGAACCACGGGCAAGTTCCAGCAACAAGCTATAGGAAGTTTTGTTGTCGACGCGAAGGGCACAGGTCGACAAGATCTGAGAGGATCGTCGTTCGTTTCGATACGGTACCTTGACCTTTACCCCGTCGGTTTCCAACACATCAAGGACGAGACGGTCTTCGGATCGTTTGACGGACGTAGCACGGACCAATCGATCACAGCCAACCACATGGATCACGCGGCAGTCTTCGTCCGAGATGTTCAGTTCGTTAGGAATTCGAAACGTTAGTTTGGGCAAAACCCGGCTCGCTCTCGTACATGGGGTTTAATCGAGAATGCCAATCATGCTGCTCTCCCCGCGTGATAGCACGCTCTTTCAATTCTAATCGTCGGCCATGCTGGGATGAACCACGAAAATGTCCATCTCGTGGGGTATGTCGCCTGGAGCAACTCTGCGGGTAATCGAGTTTGCTAGGTCTGTTTCACACGCGCTGGCTGTGGCAAAATGCCGGTTAAAGTGGCCAATGCGACTGAATCGATCATTTGGCTCGGAATCCCCAGTATATCCCCCTCAAACGACTCACATCGGAAAAACATGGGTCTTAACTATCCGGTTCGACAGGGCAAAGTTCGCGACGTCTACGATCTGGGCGAGCAGGTATTGTTGGTTGCATCCGACCGAATTAGTGCCTTCGATTATATTCTTCCTTCGCTTATTCCGGATAAGGGGCGGGTGTTGACGCAGATGAGCCAATTCTGGTTCGAGACGCTTGATATCCCCAATCACCTGATTTCAACCGACGTTCAGCAAATGAAACTGGATGGCGATGTTGATCTCAGCGAGCTGGATGGGCGCGCGACTTTGGCGCGGAAGACGGAAGTGATCCCGATCGAATGCGTCGTGCGCGGCTACCTGGCCGGATCTGGTTGGAAGGAATATCAACGCAGTCAAACGGTCTGCGATATTCCCCTGCCGGAAGGGTTGCCGCAAGCCGCCAAGCTGCCGGAGCCCATTTTCACGCCGGCTACCAAGGCCGAATCGGGGCATGACGAGAATATCTCGTTCGAGCGGATGGTGGAAATCGTCGGCCCCGACATGGCGAATCTGCTTCGTGAGAAGAGCATCGCCGTCTACCAGGCGGGTGCCCAGCGGGCACTTGAGCATGGCATCATCATTGCCGACACTAAGTTTGAATGGGGCGTCGTCAACGGAGAGGTGCTACTGATTGACGAAGTGCTTACGCCGGATAGTTCCCGGTTCTGGCCGCAAAATGAGTACGCCGTTGGCATGAGCCCGCCGTCGTTCGACAAACAGTTCGTCCGCGATTGGCTGGAAGCAAGTAGCTGGGATAAAAACAGCGAGCCGCCAACGCTCCCGCAGGAAGTCGTCGAGAAAACTCGGGCCAAGTATATCGAAGCCTACGAGCGAATTACCGAGCGAAAATTCGCGTGGTAAGCACATTCGAGATTTAGCTTTCCGTAGTCGTTTCAGCCTCGGGAGAAGACGGCTCCGACGGGCTTGCTTCTTTGTCTTCGGCCTCCTTGGGCGATTCCTTCACTTCGGAATCTTCCGCCGACTGCTGCTGCGCGGTCTCCTCTTTCGATTCCAGAAGAGGCAAACGCTCGGCCCGCAGGGCATTGCCGCGGCGATAAGGCGAAAGCACGTCATCGTCATCGGTGTAGAAATCAAACGCCTTCTGAGCCATCTCTTTGTTTTCGTCTTGCCGCGCGATCGCTTCCGCACTGCGAGCAATGCCGTAGAACGCCGCCGATTTGAATCGCGTGGTGGGAAACTCTTTGAGCGTTCCATCTTCAAAGAAGTAGATGGCTGATTCATATTGCCCATCGCCCAGCGCGATTACACCGAGATTGAAACTAGCCAGTTCACGCCATAACAAGACGTTCTTTCGGACACGGTCGAGGAAGAACTGCTGCACCTTGGGATCATCCGGCAAGTCCATACCGCCAACTGCCAGCATTTCAAGCTGCTCGCGAGGATTGGCGATGCGGAATTGGCGTTCCATCACACGCGTTTCCATGAACATCGACCGGGCCCCCTTTTGCTGCGACTGGTCATCGAACTTGCACATCAGCTGAAGCGTCCGCGCGATTGCAAAGGGGGTCATCGTGTCGTAGATCCAGCGTTCGACCTGGAAAAGTGCTTTCAGCGTGGGATCAGATAGTCGCTTGGTAATGGCCGTTTCGGCTTCGAAAGGGACCGTCCAGAGCTGAATATCGGTAACGCCTTGGAAGCTCGACAGGCGATCCTTCAAGGAAGATGGTTTGACGTGAACCTTCATCGTCGAATCGCCTGAGAGAACCCCTTCCAGCAACTGCGTTGCCTGGGTAAGGGCGGTCGACGGGGCTTCGATTAAAAGCGTCACCTTCTTAAGGTCCTCGGCCGTTGCCGGGTACTTGTAGTTTTTAGACGCCATCGCCTGCAGGTCTTCCGGGTGTTCGACCAGGCGTGACAAGCGTTGAATACCCTTACCATCTTTCTCCGCGATGGGCAGTGCATAGGCCATGTCGAAGAGGAACAACTCCTGGCCGATCGCGACGCCGACGACCTGGGGTTCATTCTCTCCCTCGCCGAACTTGACGACGACTGCATCCAGCCCTTGTTGGCGACACAATTGAATGAAGACGCGGGCTCGCTCCAGTGGGTCACCTTCGTTCAACTGCAATGCGTTCCAGGTATCGCGACTTGTTCCCGGTGCGAACTGACCTTCTTCCAGTTCATTGGGGCGAACTGGATGGATGTGCCGAACGGTCCAATCGAAAAGCAGGTAAGCCAGACCGAGGTCATTCACCTGGCTATCGTCCAGCGTTTGATTCGTTTGTGCGTCGAGGAAAGCCTGCATGTCGGACGGTGGCGTCTGATTTTCTTTGACCCAGTCGGAAATGGTCTTGGCCCAATAGTTGCCGACCAGAAAGTCAAACTCGCTGCCACGAAACGTGACCGCGGCGAATGACTCGGGATGATCGAGGAACCCTCGATTGGGCAGGTTCTGAAGACCCGGCAAGCTTTGAATCTCAGCGGGAAGTTCAGTCACCATCGGATCAGGTTGCCAGCGAGGATCAAGCTTCTGCGACATCAGCCAGCGGTTCATCCGCTCGAGCACTTCGACTTTGACTTTGCCGGCCGGATAACGATCCAAGTCGCGCAGATAGGTCATCGCTTGATCGACGAACTGCTTGGAGCTGCCGCCGTCGGTCGAGACAGTCGCTTTGGTGTCGTCGACCTGAGGGCGAATCTTCCTGCCACCGCATCCGAGCACGAAAACGAGGAGCAAGAGGAAAAGGACAGAGGTGCGATGCGTGCGGATCATGAGGATTGATTAACCTTGGGCCGCTGCGCGGACGGCCAAAATGCGCTGAAGGAAGTTTTCCAATTCCGCAAGCGGAACCATGTTAGGACCGTCGCTGGGCGACTTGTCAGGATCGGGATGGGTTTCCAGGAACAGTCCGTCGATTCCAACCGCCGCGGCAGCCTTGGCAAGAGGAAACACCATCGCCCGGTTTCCGCCCGTTTGGCTACCCAGCCCGCCTGGTTCCTGGACGCTGTGCGTGGCATCGAAGACGACTGGTACGCCGAGCGATCGCATCTCGATCAAGCTTCGCATATCGTTGACCAGTCGCCCATATCCAAAGAACGTTCCACGTTCGGTCAAAAAAGTTTCTCGGGCACCTGCTTCTTTGAGCTTCTCGACAACGTGTTTCATATCCCAGGGGGCCATGAACTGCCCCTTCTTCACGTTGACCGATTTTCCGGTCTGTGCCGCGGCAACCAGCAAGTCGGTTTGCCGTGCGAGAAAGGCTGGGATCTGAAGGATGTCGCAAACCTGGCCCACAGGAGCGGCCTGATAAGATTCGTGGAGATCAGTCGTGACCGGAACCTGGAATTTACTACGAACAGCTTCTAACAGCTTAAGACCTTCTTCCAGCCCTAATCCTCTGTACGAATGAATGCTGGTACGGTTCGCTTTGTCGAACGATGCCTTAAAGACCAACTGAATCGGCAGCCGCTGGGTCAGGTCGCACAAGTGCTCGGCGATTTGGAACGACAACTCGCGCGACTCGAGCACGCAGGGGCCTGCGATCAGTAGCAATCGCCCTTCGGAGTTGAGGGCAAACGTCGATGAATTTGGGGCCGAAGCGTTCAAGGGCTATCTCGTGACTTGTGGGGAATCATCCATCCTATTTTCCCGCCGAAGATTCTCCCAGGGCGTCTCAGGTTAATTATTCGCAAAGACTTAGGGCGAGATCTTGGTTAAGCGTATTTTGCCACGAGTTTCGCCAAATTCCCATCCGCCCTGTTCGCTCACGTATCGAACCGGGTGATTTACTTTGATCGCTTCGGAGGAACTATCAGCGGCAGATAGTTCGGAAGGACTGAGAGACGGACATCGGTAAAACCAGCCGGATCGCCATCGGTTTGCAGAGGGACGGGACCGGATGGGCAACGGATTTCGGCCGAGCGAGCTTGGAACCGTTTCACGTCACTACGACGGGCGATGGTCCCGGAAACAAGTGAGGTGATGTAGCTTGCGGTTGCCCCGAAACCCTTCTGCGTCAGCACGCAGATGTCGAGCAGGCCATCATCCGGGACTGCATCAGGCGTCATTTCCAGGCCGAGTGCATAGCGTGGCACGTTGAAGGCAAATACCCAGTAACCTTCGGTTTGCGTCCGACTGCCATCGGCCAACTCGATATCGAGTTCCAACGTCGGATACGGGTACTTGGCGAGCATCTCAAAGGTTGGTCGGACATAATGAAACTTGGTGAGATGACCTTCACGTTGTCCATGAACCCTGTGGACGACTTCGGCTTCAAACCCGGCCGAGAGCATCAGTAGGAAGGTGCGGTCACCCAGTTGCCCTGCATCCAGGCGCCGAACGACCCGTTTCGACAACATCTTTGCAAAGGCCCCAATATCAGTGGGGATTCGCAGGTATTTCGCGAGGATGTTCTCGGTTCCCGCCGGGTAAATGGCGATCGGAACGGTTCCGCCCGTTTGGCCTGCGATCATTGCCGCCGTTCCATCCCCCCCGACAGAAACAATGAAATCGGGGCGCGGCGTTGCATCGTCTTCCCATTGGCAGGCTAATTGCTGAGGAGAGTTTATCTCGATGGTGTTCAGCCCCAGGTCCTTCAACAACTCGCGCAGACGCGCATGGCTTTGGGGCTTGTCGTAGCCTCCTGCAATTCGATTGATGAAGAGCCAGGCCGTATCCGTGGAAGTGGCTTGGTGAATTTCCGTAAAGGTCACAGTTGCATCACTTGTGGAGATTTCCGAAGTAAGGATTCCCTCATCCTATCGATCCACCCAACAAAAACGAAGGCATAGACCAATCCATTTCATATTGAGACGTTTTCAACTTGCTGCGCAGGCCCGATCGTTTCGTGTCTCAATATGAAATATCGAGATGACGATGCAAGTCTTTTTTTAGAAAGGATTTGCGGTGATCAGTCTCGATATCAGGCGCCAAGTCAGAAAAAAATCTGTTAAAAACAGCCAAATATAGGGGTGTGTATTATTTCTTTGTGGCATCTTGAGTCACATCTGCAAAATACCCATATGTCGTCATTTATGTCTCTAGTGGACGAGATTCCCTAAAGTTCGACGTGCAAGCAAGTTTGGAATAGTTTTCGATTTTATCGCCGGTTTGGTTCGTTTATTGCATGTAAAGGCGTCATCGGCTCCTCGGAGGAGTCGGTAAGCTGGCCCGTGGGGCCGCTGTCGAACTTAAGCTGGATGGTTTGCCTTGCCCCTGACGATTCAGCTTCTCCAACGCGGGTTGGTACGACAGCGGTCCCTCGATTTTTTCTTGGCCAGCGTTTCTTGCCTAAGTGGCGACTCTTCTTTGGTTTAGCCTGTTTTCTCGCGAACTTCCGCGTCCCAGACTCATCTTTGAGATCAGCGGCGGGCCAAACCTTGTCTTAGTTTCTAAAATCAACGGCTAGGGTAAGTTGACGCAATCAGCGACCTTCAGTATCTTGGAGCGTTTTGATTCGCGACTCGCGAGTAAGCCAGCGTAGCTTCAATTGGCAGAGCACAGCATTCGTAATGCTGGGGTTACGAGTTCGACTCTCGTCGCTGGCTCTTCTTGTTTCCCAAATGCGGATGGGTATATCGACTCGCTTCCTGTAGGGACCGGTCCTAACTTGGTTAAGAAAAAGCGGGGAATCGCACTGCCCAGTTATCTCCCCCGAGCTTTCGCACTTGGGCCACGACAAAAACGTTTGGAGCCCCGTTGATGATTCAAGGAATCGATTTCGACCTTAAGAGCGTTGTCCTCACGAATTCGTCCTTCGGTCCGGAGGAAATTCGTCAAATCCTGCGAACCGTAGGACGCGATTACAACGCATTTTCGACGCTTCGCGACAGCGTCTCCGAACTGGAAGGCCAGTCGGAAGAACGTTCGCCGGCCACCAATGTCCGTTTGGGCGTTTGCCAGTTCATCATGGGTAACTACAACGGCGCCGTGCAAACGCTTTCGGCCGCCGACGGTGGAGCCTTGGCCCATTACTACCTGGGTCGCAGCTATTTCTGCATGCAGAACTTCGACAAGGCGATCGAAGCATTCCAGTCGGCTCAGACCGCTGGCTATAACAAAGACGATTGCCAGTTGGGCATCATCGAAGCGCTTCGCACCAAGGGGGATTCCGAGCAAGCCCTCCAGATGCTGGACAACATGTTCGGTCCCGTCGAATCGACCGCCAATTACCTGTATCAGCGTGGTGCCACCATCGCTTCGCTGGGTGGTAATCCAGCCGAAGTGGTTGCTCTTTACGAGCGAGCCGTCGAAGCTGATCCCGGTCATGCTGGGGCTCTGTTCGGCCTGGCACTGGAAAACGACCGTCGCGGCAACGACGCGATGGCTTTGCAGCTTTACCAGAATGCTGCCGCCGTTTTTCCAACCCACGTCGGTGCTCTGCTGAACCTTGGCCTGCTGCACGAAGATCGTGGCGAATACGATCGGGCAACCCACTGCTACCAACGGGTTCTCGATTCCTACCCGACCGAGAAGCGGGCTCGCATGTACATGAAGGATGCCCAGGCATCGGGCGACATGTACTACGACGAAGAAGAGCAAAAGAAACGCGACCGCATGTCGCAGGTCCTCAGCATTCCGGTTACCGACTTCGAATTGTCGGTACGCAGCCGGAACTGCCTGCAGAAGATGGGCATCATGACCCTGGGCGACCTGTGCCGCTGCTCCGAGCAAGAGCTTCTGGCCAGTAAGAACTTTGGCGAAACTTCGCTGATCGAAATTCGCGACATGCTGCGTTCCAAGGGCCTGGAACTGGGCCAGATGTCGAACGAAAAGCCATCGACGCCAGAGGTCAGCTACGACACTTCGGGGCTCTCGCCGGACGAACAGGCACTGCTGGATCGTCCGATCGCCGAACTCAGTCTGTCGGTTCGTGCTCGCAAGTGCATGGTTCGCTTGGGCATTTCCACCATTGGCGAACTGGTTCGACGCACCGGCGACGAACTTCTCGAATGCAAGAACTTTGGCGTGACCAGCTTGAACGAAGTTCGCGAGAAGCTGACTTCTTACAATCTGAAGCTTCGCGGCGACTAATAATTCGCTGTGCGGCCAGTGGCCTAAAACTCAAACCCATGCGGATAGCCGCGTGGGTTTTTTCATGGAGCTTCGAGACACTTTGGATCAATCTGCGTTGGAACGTCCCGCGGAAGTCGATTGGTTTCAGTACAAACTGAAGCACGTAGACGTCACGTCGAAGGCGCGTCGCGGTGAATTCGTGACGCCGCACGGCGTCGTGCAAACGCCTGCTTTCATGCCGGTGGGAACGCAGGGAACGGTTAAAGGCCTCGAAATCGGCTTGGTGCATCAGACGGGTGCCGAGATGATCTTGGGCAACACGTATCACCTCTCGCTGCGGCCAGGCGACGACATCGTGGCCGAGCTAGGTGGCCTG
This genomic interval carries:
- the kdsA gene encoding 3-deoxy-8-phosphooctulonate synthase: MNASAPNSSTFALNSEGRLLLIAGPCVLESRELSFQIAEHLCDLTQRLPIQLVFKASFDKANRTSIHSYRGLGLEEGLKLLEAVRSKFQVPVTTDLHESYQAAPVGQVCDILQIPAFLARQTDLLVAAAQTGKSVNVKKGQFMAPWDMKHVVEKLKEAGARETFLTERGTFFGYGRLVNDMRSLIEMRSLGVPVVFDATHSVQEPGGLGSQTGGNRAMVFPLAKAAAAVGIDGLFLETHPDPDKSPSDGPNMVPLAELENFLQRILAVRAAAQG
- a CDS encoding DNA-directed RNA polymerase subunit alpha C-terminal domain-containing protein, translated to MIQGIDFDLKSVVLTNSSFGPEEIRQILRTVGRDYNAFSTLRDSVSELEGQSEERSPATNVRLGVCQFIMGNYNGAVQTLSAADGGALAHYYLGRSYFCMQNFDKAIEAFQSAQTAGYNKDDCQLGIIEALRTKGDSEQALQMLDNMFGPVESTANYLYQRGATIASLGGNPAEVVALYERAVEADPGHAGALFGLALENDRRGNDAMALQLYQNAAAVFPTHVGALLNLGLLHEDRGEYDRATHCYQRVLDSYPTEKRARMYMKDAQASGDMYYDEEEQKKRDRMSQVLSIPVTDFELSVRSRNCLQKMGIMTLGDLCRCSEQELLASKNFGETSLIEIRDMLRSKGLELGQMSNEKPSTPEVSYDTSGLSPDEQALLDRPIAELSLSVRARKCMVRLGISTIGELVRRTGDELLECKNFGVTSLNEVREKLTSYNLKLRGD
- a CDS encoding 3-keto-disaccharide hydrolase, translating into MSLYRALFSLLIITSLLAGPAIGLEPSANKDDERIEKQEKEKKESPKHDSKEQGKKKHDEHKKHEKDHKDGDKDKPEASDKKKPEKKDDQSGDKSKKDAPKKEMKREPKLEESKKEEKPKPSKDDAKDQVEKKDSDDKPAKGAPKKEMKPEAKKEEPKKNEPTPAKRPAPEPKMEEGEGKKMESKLEPKSEDKPEEIPPPKEAPKPEPKPQPKPNPQKFAVTDLSQVDEDFAYQGEYYGKLRLPGGILEATGIQVIARGDGNFVGRQLRGGLPGNGWRNDQLIDLSGKRDGDQLVLSQGNYQVHITGKKATVINSAGDILGILTKVSRRSELLGLKPSSRATILFDGTSADGFVDAKVNEKGELQIGTTTKDPVQDFRLHLEFRLPYMPYATGQARSNSGLYIQERYEVQILDSFGLPGEFNECGALYRTKSPDVNMCFPPLTWQTYDVYFTAARFDDEGKKISPARITVQHNGILVQDNYVIPNKTGAGKPEGAEPRPIKLQDHGNPVVFRNVWIEYLGGPVVNSQAEAIDTPEQN
- a CDS encoding diacylglycerol/lipid kinase family protein — translated: MTFTEIHQATSTDTAWLFINRIAGGYDKPQSHARLRELLKDLGLNTIEINSPQQLACQWEDDATPRPDFIVSVGGDGTAAMIAGQTGGTVPIAIYPAGTENILAKYLRIPTDIGAFAKMLSKRVVRRLDAGQLGDRTFLLMLSAGFEAEVVHRVHGQREGHLTKFHYVRPTFEMLAKYPYPTLELDIELADGSRTQTEGYWVFAFNVPRYALGLEMTPDAVPDDGLLDICVLTQKGFGATASYITSLVSGTIARRSDVKRFQARSAEIRCPSGPVPLQTDGDPAGFTDVRLSVLPNYLPLIVPPKRSK
- a CDS encoding phosphoribosylaminoimidazolesuccinocarboxamide synthase — translated: MGLNYPVRQGKVRDVYDLGEQVLLVASDRISAFDYILPSLIPDKGRVLTQMSQFWFETLDIPNHLISTDVQQMKLDGDVDLSELDGRATLARKTEVIPIECVVRGYLAGSGWKEYQRSQTVCDIPLPEGLPQAAKLPEPIFTPATKAESGHDENISFERMVEIVGPDMANLLREKSIAVYQAGAQRALEHGIIIADTKFEWGVVNGEVLLIDEVLTPDSSRFWPQNEYAVGMSPPSFDKQFVRDWLEASSWDKNSEPPTLPQEVVEKTRAKYIEAYERITERKFAW
- a CDS encoding tetratricopeptide repeat protein; amino-acid sequence: MIRTHRTSVLFLLLLVFVLGCGGRKIRPQVDDTKATVSTDGGSSKQFVDQAMTYLRDLDRYPAGKVKVEVLERMNRWLMSQKLDPRWQPDPMVTELPAEIQSLPGLQNLPNRGFLDHPESFAAVTFRGSEFDFLVGNYWAKTISDWVKENQTPPSDMQAFLDAQTNQTLDDSQVNDLGLAYLLFDWTVRHIHPVRPNELEEGQFAPGTSRDTWNALQLNEGDPLERARVFIQLCRQQGLDAVVVKFGEGENEPQVVGVAIGQELFLFDMAYALPIAEKDGKGIQRLSRLVEHPEDLQAMASKNYKYPATAEDLKKVTLLIEAPSTALTQATQLLEGVLSGDSTMKVHVKPSSLKDRLSSFQGVTDIQLWTVPFEAETAITKRLSDPTLKALFQVERWIYDTMTPFAIARTLQLMCKFDDQSQQKGARSMFMETRVMERQFRIANPREQLEMLAVGGMDLPDDPKVQQFFLDRVRKNVLLWRELASFNLGVIALGDGQYESAIYFFEDGTLKEFPTTRFKSAAFYGIARSAEAIARQDENKEMAQKAFDFYTDDDDVLSPYRRGNALRAERLPLLESKEETAQQQSAEDSEVKESPKEAEDKEASPSEPSSPEAETTTES